The DNA sequence AGAGTTTTCAATGGAAATGTAATACCTCTTGTTGCTTCATCATTACTCCCTTCTTTATGTGTCTTTGTCTTAACAGACAATTAGTTTCTTGAGGAAAAAGGATGGCTTTATAAATTTAGTGCTGAAGCACATGGACACTTCAGCCATGATGGATCTGTTGCTGCGGCTTATCAGCTGTGTGGAGCCAGCCTCCCTTAGACAGGATGTCCTAACTGTGAGTGGGTAATGCTATATTTGTTTAAGCAATGTCACAATGTAATGATTTATGTACTAATTATGTGTTACATTATACCTTCAGTGGCTTGATGAGGAGAGGCTCATTCAGAGACTGACAGAGTTGATTCACCCCCTTATTGACAATGAGGTTAATATATCTATcagatattttttataaatttacCTACCCACACACATACCTTATAGGGCACTTAAGCTTGATTGCCATTTTTGTTTACAGAGGCAGTCAAATGCAGCTCAGACACTGTGTGATATCATTCGCATGAGCCGCGATCAGGCCAGTCTGCTGCAGGATCATTCAGAGCTGGACCCTCTGCTCAATACACTGGAACTGTGAGTgtggttttatgtgttttacTGGTGTCATATTTAAGAAACAGGTATAATTTCAAGATTGTAACCTTGTGAAATTCTtccttgtgtatgtgttttttttagacaacagagtgTGGAattccttttaaagaaaatgtttgaggAAGAAAAGAGTGAAATCTGCATTGTTAATGGGACACAAATTTTACTTACGTTATTAGAGACACGAAGAACAGGGTTGGTAACACAAATGTACACAATTTACTTACATCTATATAAGTATATAGTGATTGTCAGTTtagctgtatttatttatttttttaaaatagagtGGAGCTTATTGACCCAGCATCTCAGGCGTTGGAAAAGTCTTACACTGTAAACAACAGCATCCTTCTGGGCATTCAGCCTTATCTAAAGCATTACCGCCACCTCCTGCTCAACCCACCTAAGGTACCACTCTTGAATTCCTCATACttctgttttcagtgttgtgtATTTGGGTTTTTATGGGTATTTAGATTCAACTCTCTTGCTTCACATCAACAGAGGTGCAGTATGCTAACAACTCTGGGGATTTTAAAGGAGCCCTTTGGAAATGCTCGTCTGCATGCCTGCAGAATTGTGGCAGCACTGCTTAACACTGTAGCACCCAGAATCCACTATGAGCTATGTGAATTGGATATGATCAACTTGATACTGGTGAGTCGTCTGCTCACATAATAATACCCACACCTACACtcatcatttttttaatgattcatTAATCTCACATATTTAATTCCGTTTATTTGTCTCCCTCTGTATCTCTAggatcttttttttaaatttacatgGAACAATTTTCTCCATGTTCAAGTAGAGCACTGTGTATCTGCCATTCTTCATCAGGCAGCACCAGATGGGACAACACAGGACAGTCCAGAGCCAGTGCAGCcagaaaacacagacattgCACACCTTTGCAAAGAGGACATGCAAAACTCAGACAAGTCCCACATGTTGTCACATCAAGACCTAGTGAAGCATGTACGCCCATTATTTCCTCACCTTGTGTTTATAGTAAcaatgtgtgaatgattgtgtcTGAGCACTAACTGTGCTAATAATTTAAATGAAGCCAACTTTGGTTTAATATAGGTTTAGGCCATTTACATCATATGTATGCCCATGCATGGTCTTACCAATCATTTACACAATTCATACATAGAAAAGTTTTACAGAATTAAGTTAATTAATGTGAGTATAaagcatggtggcgcaacaggtagtgtcgctgtcacacacaTGGATCTGGCAttgggggttcgagtcccgctctgtgtgactgcatatgaggagtttagtgtgttctgttccgggtgctctggtttcctcccacgatcaaAAGAAATGTTTGTATTGGATTGGCGatgaaagtgtccatatgtgtgagtgaatgtgagcgtgtttgtcgccctgtgaaggactggtgccccctccagggtttgttcctgccttgcgcccagtgattccgggtaggctccggacccatcacaaccccgaactggataaggggttacagacactgaatgaatgaatatgtgtgtgtatatgaaatATTCTGCTATATCTTTGAAGGTGGTTTAGCCAGTCTGATTTCACATCTGAAaatctttgttttattattaatattgggATGGGACATCATTTTAAGTTTACCAGTTAAAAATTAATGGTTGGTAATCTATCAAAGGAAAGTGCAAATATTTGCTTCCATAATTaataagaatatttttttaaaacatgattgTTCATGCATATGTTCAtagtggttgttgttgttgtgtgtatatgtgcagCTCTTTCAGAAGTGCAGACTAGTACAGAGGATACTAAACGCCTGGGTGGAGAATGACAAATCACAGtaagtaataaataattataaaaaggatttgtaaaaatgtgaaaactgTAGTGGTAGTGATATTGTGCTAGTATCTGTGTGTATAAACTAATATGTTTGTTTTACAGGTCTGATGGTGGTATGAGGAGAGGGTACATGGGTCATCTTACCAGAATAGCCAATGTTGTTGTGCAGTGTGCGGAAAAAGAGCCAACACAAGCTTTGATCACACAGCTCATAAGTGGTAATGACCTAAAAAATGTTTGCCTtgggttgtttttttatattatatgcaGCTTTATGATCATTGTACAACCGTACAATGAAATTTGACTGCTGCATGTATTCTGGCATtgaacagtcactcacaaacacacactagtaattaggggctgtgaacacacacagagtttttggggttaggtgccttgctcagggGCACTTCATGGATGTTCCAGCCAGTCACAGGGATCGAACCAGGAACCATCTGATACCAAACCTGGTTCtttctaaccattaggccatggctgggATAAAAGCTTATATGGTATTCTCTGTGCTATTTTAAAATTCTTGAAGCAACGTATACAGGTTTGTCTTAAGCTCAGCATTGTTTTAATAGTAAGTTATTGTAATATGACAACATTTATTTTAGATAACGCTACAATATTTGTTTGCTGTCTGTGGTAGAATTACCAGAGGACTATAAAGCACGCTGGCAAAATTTTGTGGATGAAACTCTCGCAGAGACCAACAAGAAGAATGCAGTGGATCTGGTGAGATATGCACACAGTCAAGGCTGTTGTACCACATACCTCCAGTTCGAATACTAGAATAAACCTGGGGAATTCTCATGACTCCTAAAGTTTACTTTCTTGTCTTTGTATTTTAAGGTTTTTTCAGACTACCAGATCCAGCAAATGACAGCAAACTTTGTTGATCAGTTTGGATTCAATGATGATGAATTTGGAGAGCATGACGACAGTATCAAGTAATTTAAGCAACAATTTATACTCTAGATTCTTTTTGTCATTATTTAGACATATACATATATCTAAAACTACTATTTATATCCATGTAGCCATGCTTGTCTGTCATGTATGGAATTGTTTCTGGTTAaatttctgtgtctgtttgtcttaTAGTGCAACATTTAATCGAATAGCTGGCATCAACTGTAGTCTGGTGGATGAGGgcgtgagttttttttttttttatcttttagcTCACATTCTTAAtcttctctctatgtctgcaccttctttttcattctctttctgATTCCTGTTATATTCTATTTCTCTGTGAATTTTCTGGTACCGTTTTTACACTGTTTGATTGAAGCTCATGTTGTTCTGTCCTGTATCAGCCCCCACCTAGAAGCTTTGAGGCCTGCTCTAAAGAGAAAATCCGTCAGtttgatgatgctgatgacgaGGAAGATATTTGGGAGGACAAAGAAATCAACTATGCAACACAAGTGAAGTCCAGAACAAGGTTAATCACCTTTCTCTTGTTCAAAATTGCTTACACTCATGTGCATGAGTTGACAATGTCAGTTGCTAATGCTGAACATTCTGTAATTCTCTCATGGGCAGGTTTGGGGTGACTTCAAgcataaagaatgagagagatgtTGGACTTCGAAAGCATTTGGAATCACCTGACCTGGAGCGATTTCCTAAGCCTATGCAGACTCTAGATTGCAACCAGAGTCAGGAGATGGACAAGCAAGCATGTTCTCCACAGAGTCAGTCCCATACACACATGTTTTTGtctaaacaaatatttatttatttaagtgtaTTGTTATTGCTTTTAAATTTACAACAGTAAAAAATGTCCCTCTACCTGCATAATGAACACATTACATAATATGAAGAGTTTTGTGTATGCTTTTATCCTTCAGATGTCTTTCActtttctccttctccctctttgTAGGTCCAGGCTGGGTAGCAAGTTTTGAAGATGACTTTAATTTTAAGGCTGATTTTGCAAGCGTTGCCATAGACACAGGGTCAGG is a window from the Hoplias malabaricus isolate fHopMal1 chromosome 11, fHopMal1.hap1, whole genome shotgun sequence genome containing:
- the ppp6r2b gene encoding serine/threonine-protein phosphatase 6 regulatory subunit 2 isoform X1, yielding MFWKFDLHTASQLEKLLEKEDVTLKELLDEDDVLQECKAQNQRLLLFLTQDSNLLELISLITHEPPTEQEEKLRYKYANTACELLTSDVSVINDKVGEDDALLNTLYSFLEQDPPLNPLLASFFSKTFGTLISRKTEQTISFLRKKDGFINLVLKHMDTSAMMDLLLRLISCVEPASLRQDVLTWLDEERLIQRLTELIHPLIDNERQSNAAQTLCDIIRMSRDQASLLQDHSELDPLLNTLELQQSVEFLLKKMFEEEKSEICIVNGTQILLTLLETRRTGLVTQIVELIDPASQALEKSYTVNNSILLGIQPYLKHYRHLLLNPPKRCSMLTTLGILKEPFGNARLHACRIVAALLNTVAPRIHYELCELDMINLILDLFFKFTWNNFLHVQVEHCVSAILHQAAPDGTTQDSPEPVQPENTDIAHLCKEDMQNSDKSHMLSHQDLVKHLFQKCRLVQRILNAWVENDKSQSDGGMRRGYMGHLTRIANVVVQCAEKEPTQALITQLISELPEDYKARWQNFVDETLAETNKKNAVDLVFSDYQIQQMTANFVDQFGFNDDEFGEHDDSINATFNRIAGINCSLVDEGPPPRSFEACSKEKIRQFDDADDEEDIWEDKEINYATQVKSRTRFGVTSSIKNERDVGLRKHLESPDLERFPKPMQTLDCNQSQEMDKQACSPQSPGWVASFEDDFNFKADFASVAIDTGSGVWGSSTTQLSDSEDKGWATFGDFQPFCCSDSGPRSSSPVDSENQGAQNQDKDMKGSAACVWSVCGARKAPLVASDSSSSGSDSEEEEERSETVTERVTTGNETIEATKEQVPFISEADAKSSSGMAADTVVMSITDKPLEKEQKAD
- the ppp6r2b gene encoding serine/threonine-protein phosphatase 6 regulatory subunit 2 isoform X2 is translated as MFWKFDLHTASQLEKLLEKEDVTLKELLDEDDVLQECKAQNQRLLLFLTQDSNLLELISLITHEPPTEQEEKLRYKYANTACELLTSDVSVINDKVGEDDALLNTLYSFLEQDPPLNPLLASFFSKTFGTLISRKTEQTISFLRKKDGFINLVLKHMDTSAMMDLLLRLISCVEPASLRQDVLTWLDEERLIQRLTELIHPLIDNERQSNAAQTLCDIIRMSRDQASLLQDHSELDPLLNTLELQQSVEFLLKKMFEEEKSEICIVNGTQILLTLLETRRTGVELIDPASQALEKSYTVNNSILLGIQPYLKHYRHLLLNPPKRCSMLTTLGILKEPFGNARLHACRIVAALLNTVAPRIHYELCELDMINLILDLFFKFTWNNFLHVQVEHCVSAILHQAAPDGTTQDSPEPVQPENTDIAHLCKEDMQNSDKSHMLSHQDLVKHLFQKCRLVQRILNAWVENDKSQSDGGMRRGYMGHLTRIANVVVQCAEKEPTQALITQLISELPEDYKARWQNFVDETLAETNKKNAVDLVFSDYQIQQMTANFVDQFGFNDDEFGEHDDSINATFNRIAGINCSLVDEGPPPRSFEACSKEKIRQFDDADDEEDIWEDKEINYATQVKSRTRFGVTSSIKNERDVGLRKHLESPDLERFPKPMQTLDCNQSQEMDKQACSPQSPGWVASFEDDFNFKADFASVAIDTGSGVWGSSTTQLSDSEDKGWATFGDFQPFCCSDSGPRSSSPVDSENQGAQNQDKDMKGSAACVWSVCGARKAPLVASDSSSSGSDSEEEEERSETVTERVTTGNETIEATKEQVPFISEADAKSSSGMAADTVVMSITDKPLEKEQKAD